A stretch of the Filimonas lacunae genome encodes the following:
- a CDS encoding chromate resistance protein ChrB domain-containing protein, with product MKWITRERPKIDRIACPWLIKRFIDPDAEIIYVPYTEVLSQAELLQAIPFDLPDIEYTHYEDQCTFDYFLKKHQLNDPALDRIAAIVRGADTDRHDFAAQSAGLEAIFSGLAYNIRNDQELLELGLTIYDGLYSWAKHLHHLKHTQAGPVEQMLLEVFNKYIKKSGANKIPAWAKELKNLIQDQIDTNVSLSLKDVSKDLDIHPSYLSREFSKYFDNLSYGEYIRKIRIERAIELLTNANYSLTEIAYLTGFSDQSHFTRIFKQQTGETQPNIKKGFKKVKRIPKVNSVLFQAVST from the coding sequence ATGAAATGGATTACCCGTGAACGCCCCAAAATTGACAGAATTGCCTGCCCGTGGTTAATTAAACGTTTTATTGATCCCGATGCTGAAATTATTTATGTTCCTTATACAGAGGTGTTATCCCAGGCTGAACTGCTGCAAGCCATCCCATTTGACTTGCCGGATATAGAATATACTCACTATGAAGACCAATGTACCTTTGACTATTTCCTGAAAAAGCACCAGTTAAATGACCCTGCTCTGGATCGTATAGCGGCAATTGTACGGGGTGCAGATACAGACAGGCACGATTTTGCGGCGCAGTCGGCAGGACTGGAAGCTATATTTTCAGGCCTGGCCTACAATATCAGGAACGATCAGGAGCTTTTAGAACTGGGATTGACCATTTATGACGGCTTATATAGCTGGGCCAAACACCTGCATCATTTAAAGCACACCCAGGCAGGCCCGGTTGAACAAATGCTACTGGAGGTTTTTAATAAGTACATCAAAAAAAGTGGAGCTAACAAAATACCAGCCTGGGCAAAAGAGCTGAAAAACCTGATTCAAGACCAGATTGATACCAATGTAAGCCTTAGCCTGAAAGATGTATCCAAAGATCTTGACATACACCCTTCTTATTTGTCAAGGGAGTTTTCCAAATATTTCGACAACCTTTCCTACGGTGAATACATTCGTAAGATACGGATAGAAAGAGCTATTGAATTGTTGACCAACGCTAACTATTCACTCACCGAAATAGCTTATTTAACCGGTTTTTCCGATCAAAGCCACTTTACACGCATTTTTAAACAACAAACCGGCGAAACCCAACCGAACATAAAAAAAGGCTTCAAAAAGGTAAAAAGGATCCCAAAAGTTAATTCTGTTCTATTCCAGGCAGTTTCAACATAA